One Oreochromis niloticus isolate F11D_XX linkage group LG16, O_niloticus_UMD_NMBU, whole genome shotgun sequence genomic window carries:
- the gpr39 gene encoding G-protein coupled receptor 39, whose translation MNEEMQGGEEKDWHELEPKYGIKIFLTVLYSLILVTGIVGNSVTIRVTQVLKCKGYLQKNVTDHMVSLACSDILVLLIGMPVELYSAIWFPFTSASGNAFCKIYNFLFEACSYATILNVATLSFERYVATCYPFRFKTLGGKWTTGLITFAWLVSLLVALPLLITMGTQGHIPMARNTPVQNLTFCTNLREHWVMYRISIFFAFIVYMIVLVCVAFMCRAMILVLKKPMGFTEGSTSGNQRAIPNENPKVKSARKQTIVFLVLIVGSLMVCWLPNQIRRLMMAAMPKSNWTITYFRSYVILHPVADTFFYLSSVLNPFLYNLSSRQFRDVFMQVLRCHLTIVHKNKSTVQFRAVPKQSQRPLLLKSLHRNRSSRTTVAKEETPASFTTFQSQDDSGLGTDTQTSIIGTEEQILELKNRNVPSESEI comes from the exons GTAGGTAATTCAGTCACTATCCGAGTGACCCAGGTGCTAAAGTGTAAGGGCTACCTTCAGAAGAACGTCACTGACCACATGGTGAGCCTGGCTTGCTCTGACATCTTGGTGCTTCTCATTGGCATGCCGGTGGAGCTCTACAGCGCTATCTGGTTCCCCTTCACGTCGGCGTCAGGCAATGCCTTCTGCAAGATCTACAACTTCCTGTTTGAGGCTTGCAGCTACGCCACCATCCTCAACGTGGCCACGCTCAGCTTTGAGCGCTACGTCGCCACCTGCTACCCTTTTCGCTTTAAAACCTTGGGTGGGAAATGGACCACCGGCCTAATCACCTTTGCCTGGCTCGTGTCCCTGCTTGTGGCCCTGCCACTGCTAATCACCATGGGGACGCAGGGGCACATCCCAATGGCGCGCAACACCCCAGTCCAGAACCTGACCTTCTGCACCAACCTGAGGGAGCACTGGGTGATGTACAGGATCAGCATCTTCTTTGCTTTCATCGTGTACATGATCGTGCTGGTCTGCGTGGCCTTCATGTGCCGGGCTATGATCCTGGTCCTGAAGAAGCCTATGGGATTCACTGAAGGAAGCACCAGTGGAAATCAAAGAGCAATCCCTAATGAAAATCCAAAGGTCAAGTCAGCCAGGAAGCAGACCATAGTTTTTCTTG ttcTCATTGTTGGATCCTTGATGGTATGCTGGCTTCCCAACCAGATTCGCCGTCTTATGATGGCCGCTATGCCCAAGTCCAACTGGACCATTACTTACTTCCGGAGCTACGTCATCCTCCACCCCGTGGCCGACACCTTCTTCTACCTCAGCTCTGTCCTCAACCCTTTCCTCTACAACCTCTCCTCCCGGCAGTTCAGGGACGTATTCATGCAGGTTCTGCGGTGTCACCTTACCATCGTGCATAAAAATAAGTCCACCGTGCAGTTCAGGGCTGTCCCCAAGCAATCCCAACGCCCCCTGCTGCTGAAGTCACTGCATCGAAATAGGTCAAGTCGCACCACTGTCGCCAAAGAGGAAACGCCTGCCTCCTTTACGACATTTCAGTCGCAAGATGACTCGGGACTGGGCACGGATACTCAGACGTCCATCATAGGGACTGAAGAGCAAATCTTGGAGCTCAAGAATAGAAATGTACCATCAGAGTCAGAAATATAG